The following proteins are co-located in the Candidatus Woesearchaeota archaeon genome:
- a CDS encoding nucleotidyltransferase domain-containing protein, whose product MIHTKYVTILSYFTNDFTKRMYGRQLVGKVNMSPKNIALTLNELESEGILTSQKQGNLKFFALSLRNPRIKDLLVQTEISKRIDFFTRHPKIEHIFRNDTRIVGIFGSYANRTEKSDSDVDCFIIGKKIHNDYDEKGKLFDLPMHMQYFTTKEFIRLLSQKNNLIKEMVNNHILLFGTEDFIQIVWRYFYGFD is encoded by the coding sequence ATGATACACACTAAATATGTAACGATTCTCTCTTACTTTACTAACGATTTTACGAAGAGAATGTATGGAAGACAGCTTGTGGGAAAAGTGAATATGAGTCCGAAGAATATTGCGCTTACGCTCAACGAACTAGAGAGTGAGGGCATACTTACTTCACAGAAACAAGGAAATCTAAAGTTTTTTGCTTTGAGCCTGCGAAATCCGAGGATAAAAGATCTCTTGGTGCAGACTGAGATTAGCAAAAGAATAGATTTTTTTACAAGACACCCAAAAATTGAGCACATCTTTCGGAATGATACAAGAATTGTTGGAATATTCGGAAGCTATGCAAATAGGACTGAGAAAAGTGATTCAGATGTAGATTGTTTTATTATAGGAAAGAAAATACACAATGACTATGATGAAAAAGGTAAGCTTTTTGACTTACCGATGCATATGCAGTACTTTACCACGAAAGAATTTATTCGTCTCTTATCTCAGAAAAATAATCTTATTAAGGAGATGGTAAATAATCACATTCTTCTCTTTGGAACAGAGGATTTTATCCAAATTGTCTGGAGGTATTTTTATGGTTTCGATTAA